The following nucleotide sequence is from Bacillota bacterium.
GCTTTGAAAATTGTTGCTGCGGGTATTCTTTTTGCTTCAGTCTCCCAGATTGTAAGAGGGTTTTTCCAGGGGTCCAAAATGATGACGCCGACGGCTGTTTCCCAGATGGGAGAACAAATTTGCAGGGTGGGTTCCGGATTGGCCGCTGCTTACGTGCTGATGCCTTTCGGGCTCGAGTATGCCCTCTGCGGTATCACCGCCGGCATCGTCTTCGGGGAAATAATCGGTTTCATTATTTTGCTTCTCTACAGGCGTTTTCATCTACGGAAGATAGAACCGTGCGGGAGCAGTTTCCCGGTAACACTTGATCGGCAGCTCAAGAAAGAAATGGCAGTCCTTTCACTGCCATTGTTGCTGTTACGTGTCAGCGGGTCAGTCACGCATGTATTTGAATCCTTGCTTATCCCCGCAAGGTTGCAGAAGGCGGGTTTCAATGCTGCCGAATCAATCACCCTCCTGGGGGAATTGGCCGGAATGGCCCTGCCTCTTCTTTTTCTGCCCACTGTTTTTATTCTGCCTCTCAACACTGTCCTGGTTCCTTACGTTGCTCAGGCTGCCGTGACCAAACAGAAAAAGACACTGAACAACATAGTCAGGTTTTCCCTGTGGGGGACCCTGGGCATGGGGTTGTCCGTCTCCCTGGTTTTCAGGTTCTTCTCCCCCACGCTCACCTCTTTGTTTTACGGAAATTCGTCCGCAGCACCGTTGGTTACCATGCTTGCTCTCTGCGCCCCCCTGGTTTACATGCAATTTACCACCGCTTCCATACTGCACGGCCTTGGCCACCCTGGAATTGCCGTCTTCAACGATCTTGCCGGAACCGCAGTGGGACTTTTACTGATATATTTTCTTACCGCCCTGCCTTCCATGGGCATATATGGCGCGGTCTGGGCTTACTCGGCTTCCTTTGCCCTGACTTCAATGCTTGGATGCATAAGCAGCAGGTTCCTCGTTTCTGGATTGATCAGGAGATAATATACCGATGCCCTTCAACAGCCAGCCTGGCGGATGGATATTCCCTGGATGCCTCGAGCCTGGAACGTTCCGGTGGGTGGTGAGGTGAAAGATGGGTCAAGAGCAATTCTTTCACCCCGGCTTCCCGGGCGATCTTTCCGGCTTGCAATGCTGAAAGATGGTTGGCACGCGAAGGAGGGAGATTCTCTTCCAGAAAATTGGCCTCGCAGAGAAACAGGTCGCTGTTGTGTGCGAAAGGGGCCAGTTCATCAAGATATTCGGTATCGGAACTGTAAACAAGTATTTTGTTTCCGGCTTGAATTTTCATGGCGAGGCAGGGAATGGAATGGGCCGTGGACAGAAACGTGAGAGAGAAAGAACCGATGGGAATAGAATCCCGTGAGCCAATAAAATTTAATTTATAGACATCTTTGTATGGAATACGGGAAACTTCTTCCTCGGGTTCTGCCGGAAGGTAAAGATCAAGCGCGCCATCGGTATCCCCCCTTTTTTGAGCCATCAAGAGGGCATAGCGCAGGATGAACAAATCGGAGATATGATCACTGTGAAGATGAGAGATCACGATGGCATCAAGTTCCCAGGGCGCAAGATGTTTCTGCAGGCGGCTCAGAACGCCGTTGCCGCAATCAACAAGGATCCTGTCCCCTTCATTTTCCAGCAAATAACCCGAACAGGCACCACCGGCAGGCGGATAAGGGCCGAACGCCCCCAAAATTGTTAACTTCATGATTTCCCCTCATGGTTGGATTCATTTATTTTTGTGATGCAAGAGTTTGCGATTGCGGTGATAAAGAACAAACAGCGAAACGAAAACAGCCAGCAGTACCAACCAGAACCATGCCGGAAGGTGGAGTAACTTACGGACGATAAACACCAGCAGCTTGATAATCTGGTTAAGGAGCATGCTGCTTCCCACAGCCGCAATGCTGAATACAAAACCGCCCAGGGCCGTATAGAGCAAAAAAAGAAACACATTCATGTGCATTATCCCGGCCGGAAAAGAAATAAAAGTTCTGGTCGTTCCGAAAAGTTGCCCCATGAAGATCGAATATTTGCCGTACCTGTTGTAGAATTTCTCAAACCTCGATTTCTGAAAAGGCACTTTCTTTATTTTTTTGCTGAACAGACTGGTGTTGATGGCCGTTCCCAATTTCTGCCCCGCCGCTCCGATCAGGTAACTCAGGAAACTGCCGGCGGTGATACCGATGGAGGATGCGATGACGGCCACCGGAAAACTGATTTTCCCGGTGGCGATCATTTTACCCGCCGTCAATATTACCAGGGCGGAGGCAAATGGAATTCCCGCGCTTTCGGCAAACATGGCCAGTGATATACCCAGTGCTCCATATTTCAATACGATTCCATCCAGAACTTCTGCCAATTGTATGAAGATATCCGGCATCTCCAATTTCAGTCCCCCCAGGAATCATGCAATAACGAGTAGACTCCCCATATCCCTGACTCGGGGTCAAGCTTGGCTCTCACCAGTTTTACACTGTTGCGGAAAGGAGGTGACAAATATTTATCAATAATTTTCCCGATTTCTTTCAACAAAGGCTCCCCTTCCCTGGAAACACCGCCACCGACAACAATGTATTCGGGATTGAGCAGCGTGATCAAGTTGGAAAAAGTCAAACCCAGGCTTTCAAGGCCCTTGTTCACTATACGCATTGCTTCTTTGTTTTCCCGACGGCTCTCTTCAAAAAGAGTTGCACATGACATCTGCGGTGAAATACGCTTGCGGGCAATACGGCCCATTGCACCGCCGGATGCTACGCTTTCCAGGCATCCCTTCATTCCACATCCGCAGGGATCCTGACCGAATAATTTCAGATGGCCGATTTCACCTGCAAAGCTGTTATTTCCGCGGTAAAGTTCCCCGTTGAGGAAAAGCCCTCCGCCTATCCCGGTGCTTACCGTTACATATATGGCATTCCGCGCGCCGATTGCCGCACCGTATTTTACTTCACCCAGCACGGCTGCATTGGCATCATTTTCGATGACAATCGGCAATTCAAGACGCTGATGGAGAATGTCCCTGAAGGCCACTTTTTCCCTGATTTTCAGGTTGGGCGCACCGTACAGATCGCCAGTTCGGTAATCGACAAAGGCGGCTATACATATACCCAGCCGGGCAAGTTCGGTTCCCTTTTTCAACTGCTGCCTGGCCCGTTCCACGGTATCACAGATCTGATCGACCAATGGATCGATAGTATTCCCGCTGATGGTGGGAAATTTTTCTTTATAAAGCACCCGTCGCCGGGAGTCCACAAGTAGTGCCAGTAACTTTGTCCCCCCGATGTCCAGGATGCAGTAATATTCATTTTTCATGACAATATCTCCGTTCAATATATTATTGTCCTGAATTTTTTTTGAATCCGGATTTATTTTCATGCTGTTTGATCCATCAGCAGGCAAGGGAAAAACAGAAAAACAGACGGTAGCCAGTATTTTGTTCAGCATATCAGTACACTGGAAAAGGATTCCGGGGTTCTGGTGACGGGGCCCGAAACCCGATCAAATGGATTGCAATTCTTTGTTCAACCTGTCTATTTTACGTTCGAGCTCGTCGATTTCCTGTTTGGTTACAATGGTTTTTCTCAATGTTTCTACTCCTTCTGCCAATTTAAGGAGTAGATTGGCCTTCTCTCCTTCGCCTCTTTCCATGACATCATTCATGAAACAGGCAAATTCCTTGCGTTTAACATCATTGTTGTCCTGAATCAATTTCAGTATCAGATCTTTTTTTTCCCTTGAAACGGATATCAACCCCAACAACATGGTCAAGAAATTTCCGATCATCTGTTCTTCAACCTCCTTTTTTATAACCATATTTTACCGTTCGGAAATAATGGGTACGCAAAATAACTGTTGTTCTACAAAAAGCTGCTACTCTCCTGATTCCTTTTCGGCTTTTTCCCTCAGATATTCTTCATAAATGTACATTATTTCCTTGTCAAAAGGGGGTCTTTTCAAATTGATAGTGGTACTTCTCAGTATGGGCAATATTTTTTCGGCTTCTTCATTGGAAAGGTTTATGCCATATTCCTTGAATTTCATGATGATTGCATTTGAACCCGAATGTTTACCCAGCACAATTTGCCTTTCCAGCCCCACCTCTTCGGGGCTGAATATTTCATAGGTATTGGGGTTCTTGATTACTCCATCGGCATGGATGCCGGATTCATGTGCGAACATATTGTTACCGACGATAGGCT
It contains:
- a CDS encoding polysaccharide biosynthesis protein — its product is MWKRPLVKGTLILTLSGLFIRFLGLLNRAILSRLIGAEGLGFFQIIIPVYTLLIVVAGAGLPGAITKMIADRHSTGDVGTGVLIKNKAIKMVLASSVLIFLVYYPLLHLYVCHSNLDGRIVSALKIVAAGILFASVSQIVRGFFQGSKMMTPTAVSQMGEQICRVGSGLAAAYVLMPFGLEYALCGITAGIVFGEIIGFIILLLYRRFHLRKIEPCGSSFPVTLDRQLKKEMAVLSLPLLLLRVSGSVTHVFESLLIPARLQKAGFNAAESITLLGELAGMALPLLFLPTVFILPLNTVLVPYVAQAAVTKQKKTLNNIVRFSLWGTLGMGLSVSLVFRFFSPTLTSLFYGNSSAAPLVTMLALCAPLVYMQFTTASILHGLGHPGIAVFNDLAGTAVGLLLIYFLTALPSMGIYGAVWAYSASFALTSMLGCISSRFLVSGLIRR
- a CDS encoding DedA family protein, which translates into the protein MEMPDIFIQLAEVLDGIVLKYGALGISLAMFAESAGIPFASALVILTAGKMIATGKISFPVAVIASSIGITAGSFLSYLIGAAGQKLGTAINTSLFSKKIKKVPFQKSRFEKFYNRYGKYSIFMGQLFGTTRTFISFPAGIMHMNVFLFLLYTALGGFVFSIAAVGSSMLLNQIIKLLVFIVRKLLHLPAWFWLVLLAVFVSLFVLYHRNRKLLHHKNK
- a CDS encoding ROK family protein — encoded protein: MKNEYYCILDIGGTKLLALLVDSRRRVLYKEKFPTISGNTIDPLVDQICDTVERARQQLKKGTELARLGICIAAFVDYRTGDLYGAPNLKIREKVAFRDILHQRLELPIVIENDANAAVLGEVKYGAAIGARNAIYVTVSTGIGGGLFLNGELYRGNNSFAGEIGHLKLFGQDPCGCGMKGCLESVASGGAMGRIARKRISPQMSCATLFEESRRENKEAMRIVNKGLESLGLTFSNLITLLNPEYIVVGGGVSREGEPLLKEIGKIIDKYLSPPFRNSVKLVRAKLDPESGIWGVYSLLHDSWGD
- a CDS encoding MBL fold metallo-hydrolase, producing the protein MKLTILGAFGPYPPAGGACSGYLLENEGDRILVDCGNGVLSRLQKHLAPWELDAIVISHLHSDHISDLFILRYALLMAQKRGDTDGALDLYLPAEPEEEVSRIPYKDVYKLNFIGSRDSIPIGSFSLTFLSTAHSIPCLAMKIQAGNKILVYSSDTEYLDELAPFAHNSDLFLCEANFLEENLPPSRANHLSALQAGKIAREAGVKELLLTHLSPHHPPERSRLEASREYPSARLAVEGHRYIIS